One Solanum lycopersicum chromosome 2, SLM_r2.1 genomic region harbors:
- the LOC138342117 gene encoding uncharacterized protein: protein MPVNPARLTDAEVRASLAQMAPAITIQAQAMTAQVNRENVQRENPPVRSMADRLRDFTRMNPPIFTGAKTSEDPQEFVDEVHKILVAMGATDIEKAELASYQLKDVAQTWCKMWQDSRVLGGEPVTWELFKTAFLERFFPREMKEAKVEEFINLK from the coding sequence aTGCCAGTTAACCCAGCTAGGTTGACTGATGctgaggtgagggcatctctagCCCAGATGGCACCGGCCATCACGATTCAAGCTCAGGctatgactgcccaagtcaaCCGAGAGAATGTTCAGAGGGAGAACCCACCGGTTCGCAGCATGGCTGATAGACTGCGagatttcacgaggatgaatcctcctatatttaCAGGGGCTAAGACTTCAGAGGATCCTCAGGAGTTTGTAGACGAGGTGCATAAGATCCTGGTGGCCATGGGGGccactgatattgagaaggctgagcTGGCTtcctaccaactcaaggatgttgcacagacttggtgcaagatgtggcaagaTAGCCGTGTCCTAGGTGGAGAGCCAGTCACATGGGAGCTGTTCAAGACAGCATTTTTGGAAaggttcttccctagagagatgaaggaggccaaggttgaagagttcatcaaccttaaataA